From a single Maniola hyperantus chromosome 3, iAphHyp1.2, whole genome shotgun sequence genomic region:
- the PolD1 gene encoding DNA polymerase delta catalytic subunit: MDKKKQFKGPPPKRFKSNDDDDENEMPCSFEDQLAGMESEFDSPQIFGDGPENQTTNIKWSRPSPPDFDPKKDALIFQQLDIDHYNGQPIQGMPGSQLGPIPIMRMYGVTMEGNSVCCHVHGFTPYFYVTVPANFNESTCHELKSNLNKAILEDLRSNKDNIKETVLEVRLVKAKSIMYYKGDNITTFARVSVALPKLIAPAKRLIERQPTSFSLSDPSFYETNIDFDIRFMVDTSVVGCSWIELPVGKWLKRSKNNQLKPESRCQIEVDIAWNAFIAHQPEGEWLKVAPFRILSFDIECAGRKGVFPEPDKDPVIQIASMVIRQGDSEPYLRNVFTLNTCAPIVGSQVLSFQSESEMLSKWSDFFRELDPDIITGYNISNFDWPYLINRAKHLKVENFDFLGRIKNIRSVIKDSILQSKQMGRRENKSVNFEGRVPFDLLLVLVRDYKLRSYTLNAVSFHFLHEQKEDVHHSIITDLQNESEQTRRRLAMYCLKDAYLPLKLLNKLMCIINYMEMARVTGVPLLCLLTRGQQIKVVSQLLRKAKEAGYLMPVHQGQGSDDQFEGATVIEPKKGYYSDPISTLDFASLYPSIMMAHNLCYTTLVPSYLQKEINVSSDDMTVTPSNNMFVKASVRKGLLPEILESLLAARKKAKADLKDEKDPLKRSVLDGRQLALKISANSVYGFTGAQVGKLPCLEISGSVTAYGRTMIEFTKSEVEKKYTKSNGYKEDAIVIYGDTDSVMVKFGVKTLEESMELGREAADFVTAKFVKPIKLEFEKVYYPYLLINKKRYAGLYFTRPEKYDKMDCKGIETVRRDNSPLVSNMMSTCLQKLLIDRDPDGAVNYAKQIISDLLCNRIDISQLVITKELTKNDYAAKQAHVELAAKMRKRDAGTAPKLGDRVPYVICCAAKNSPAYMKAEDPIYVLENSIPIDFNYYLENQLSKPLLRIFEPILGDKAESLLLKGEHTRTKAMVTSKVGALAAFTKKKEKCIGCKTVMPNDTKKALCNHCLDKEGKLYITEVFKLRQLQEKFSKLWTECQRCQGSLHEEVLCTNRDCTIFYMRKKVGIELDSQEKSVLRFGEPIW; encoded by the coding sequence ATGGATAAGAAAAAACAATTCAAAGGTCCGCCTCCAAAAAGGTTCAAATCAAACGATGACGACGACGAAAATGAAATGCCCTGTAGTTTTGAAGATCAGCTCGCTGGTATGGAAAGTGAATTTGATTCGCCCCAAATATTCGGAGATGGACCCGAGAACCAGACAACAAATATAAAATGGTCCAGACCATCTCCTCCTGATTTCGACCCCAAAAAGGATGCTTTAATTTTTCAACAACTGGATATAGATCACTACAATGGACAACCAATACAAGGAATGCCTGGATCCCAGTTGGGTCCCATCCCAATAATGAGAATGTATGGAGTCACTATGGAAGGTAATTCAGTTTGCTGTCATGTTCATGGCTTTACACCCTATTTCTATGTTACTGTGCCTGCCAATTTTAATGAGTCCACATGTCACGAACTCAAAAGCAATTTAAACAAAGCTATTTTGGAGGATCTACGGTCTAATAAGGATAATATTAAAGAAACTGTTTTAGAAGTGCGTTTGGTAAAGGCGAAGTCAATAATGTATTATAAAGGAGACAATATAACCACATTCGCCAGAGTGTCGGTTGCTTTGCCCAAATTAATAGCACCTGCTAAAAGACTCATTGAAAGACAACCTACTTCATTTAGTTTATCAGATCCCTCCTTTTACGAGACTAACATTGACTTTGACATTCGATTCATGGTTGATACAAGTGTTGTCGGCTGCAGTTGGATAGAATTGCCTGTTGGCAAGTGGTTAAAGAGATCTAAAAATAATCAATTAAAACCTGAATCTAGATGCCAAATTGAAGTAGATATTGCATGGAATGCATTCATTGCCCATCAACCTGAAGGAGAATGGCTGAAAGTTGCACCTTTTAGAATATTGAGTTTTGATATTGAATGTGCTGGAAGGAAAGGCGTTTTCCCAGAACCAGATAAAGATCCTGTTATCCAAATTGCCTCAATGGTGATCAGACAGGGTGATAGTGAGCCTTATCTAAGAAATGTATTTACATTAAATACTTGCGCTCCAATAGTAGGATCTCAAGTGCTCAGCTTTCAATCTGAATCAGAAATGTTAAGCAAATGGTCAGACTTTTTCCGTGAGTTGGATCCTGACATAATCACAGGCTATAATATAAGTAACTTTGACTGGCCTTATCTCATAAACCGTGCGAAGCATTTAAAGGTAGAAAATTTCGATTTTTTGGGTAGAATCAAGAATATCAGATCTGTCATTAAAGACTCAATTTTGCAATCTAAACAAATGGGTCGAAGAGAAAATAAGAGTGTAAACTTTGAAGGTAGAGTTCCATTTGACTTATTGCTTGTTTTAGTCAGAGACTATAAATTGAGATCATATACTTTGAATGCTGTCAGCTTCCACTTTCTTCATGAACAAAAAGAAGATGTCCATCACAGTATAATAACTGATTTACAAAATGAAAGTGAACAAACCCGAAGGAGATTAGCAATGTACTGCCTAAAAGATGCTTATTTGCCTCTTAAGCTGTTAAATAAACTGATGTGTATTATTAACTACATGGAGATGGCCAGAGTGACAGGAGTTCCACTATTGTGCTTATTAACAAGAGGCCAGCAGATTAAAGTAGTTAGTCAACTTCTACGTAAAGCAAAGGAAGCTGGCTACTTAATGCCTGTTCATCAAGGCCAAGGTTCAGATGATCAGTTCGAAGGAGCCACAGTCATTGAACCTAAGAAAGGCTACTATTCTGATCCTATATCTACATTGGATTTTGCATCTCTATATCCGAGTATAATGATGGCACATAATTTGTGCTACACCACATTAGTTCCATCTTATCTGCAAAAAGAAATCAATGTGAGTTCTGATGATATGACAGTAACACCTTCTAATAATATGTTTGTTAAAGCTAGTGTCAGAAAAGGATTGCTTCCAGAAATTTTAGAATCTTTACTTGCAGCAAGGAAAAAAGCAAAGGCAGACTTGAAAGATGAAAAAGATCCCTTGAAACGATCTGTACTTGATGGAAGGCAGTTGGCTTTAAAAATAAGTGCTAATTCAGTTTATGGATTCACTGGTGCCCAAGTAGGAAAACTGCCATGTTTAGAAATATCAGGAAGTGTCACTGCATATGGAAGAACCATGATAGAGTTCACTAAATCAGAAGTAGAAAAGAAATACACAAAGTCAAATGGTTACAAAGAAGATGCCATTGTTATTTATGGGGATACAGATTCTGTAATGGTAAAATTTGGAGTTAAAACACTAGAGGAAAGTATGGAACTAGGAAGAGAAGCGGCTGATTTTGTCACTGCGAAGTTTGTGAAACCTATTAAACTTGAGTTTGAAAAAGTGTATTACCCATAtttgttaattaataaaaaaagatatGCAGGACTGTACTTTACAAGACCAGAGAAATATGACAAAATGGACTGCAAAGGCATTGAAACTGTGCGAAGAGATAATTCACCTCTTGTCTCAAACATGATGAGTACATGTCTACAGAAGTTGTTGATTGATAGAGATCCAGATGGTGCTGTAAATTATGCCAAACAAATTATATCTGACCTACTGTGTAACCGGATTGATATATCACAATTGGTAATTACAAAAGAACTTACTAAAAACGATTATGCTGCTAAGCAAGCACATGTTGAGCTAGCTGCTAAGATGAGAAAACGAGATGCGGGTACTGCTCCTAAATTAGGTGACAGAGTACCTTATGTAATATGCTGTGCCGCAAAAAATTCACCTGCTTACATGAAAGCGGAAGATCCTATCTATGTTTTAGAAAATAGTATACCTATCgacttcaattattatttagaaaacCAGCTATCTAAACCGCTCCTTAGGATTTTCGAACCAATTCTTGGCGATAAAGCTGAATCTCTACTTTTAAAGGGTGAACACACAAGAACAAAAGCTATGGTAACATCAAAAGTTGGTGCTTTAGCAGCCTTCACAAAAAAGAAAGAGAAATGCATTGGATGCAAAACAGTTATGCCAAATGATACTAAAAAAGCATTATGTAATCATTGCTTAGACAAAGAAGGCAAGTTATACATTACAGAGGTATTTAAGTTGAGACAACTCCAAGAGAAGTTTTCGAAACTTTGGACAGAGTGTCAGAGATGTCAAGGAAGCTTACATGAAGAAGTATTGTGCACCAACAGAGACTGTACTATATTTTACATGAGAAAAAAGGTAGGTATTGAACTAGATTCCCAAGAAAAATCTGTCTTAAGATTTGGTGAACCAATTTGGTAA
- the LOC117996278 gene encoding pleckstrin homology domain-containing family A member 3-like — protein MEGILWKWTNYWNGWQTRWFVLENGILSYYKSQDEVNQGCKGSVKVSVCQINVNNIDNTRMDLVIPGQQHMYLRAPSPQHRQKWLVALGSAKACVESLVDTKGTCLEDSLSHKKSELHLYCDLLMQQVHAVKSAANDEGGPEIQKIEDASSLLTATCDTFIRTLEDIMKLTNNTVTNTSYEMPVPNLAVTKTSGSTKNQKPNVGRSLSQESR, from the exons aTGGAAGGCATTTTATGGAAATGGACAAACTATTGGAATG GTTGGCAAACCAGATGGTTTGTTTTAGAGAATGGAATTTTATCATACTACAAGTCGCAGGACGAAGTCAATCAGGGTTGTAAAGGTTCAGTGAAAGTGTCCGTTTGTCAGATCAACG TAAACAACATTGATAATACTCGCATGGATTTGGTTATACCCGGGCAACAGCATATGTACTTGAGGGCACCTTCACCACAACACAGACAAAAGTGGCTTGTTGCCTTAGGTAGTGCTAAGGCCTGTGTAGAATCCTTAGTGGATACCAAAG GGACCTGTCTAGAAGACTCTCTGAGTCATAAAAAGTCTGAATTGCATTTGTATTGTGATTTACTAATGCAACAAGTGCATGCTGTTAAAAGTGCTGCTAATGATGAAGGAGGTCCAGAAATacag AAAATTGAAGATGCTTCCAGTCTCCTGACTGCAACATGTGACACATTTATAAGAACCCTTGAAGATATAATGAAACTAACTAACAATACGGTCACTAACACTTCATATGAAATGCCAGTTCCTAACTTAGCTGTCACCAAAACTAGTGGCAGTACTAAGAATCAGAAACCAAATGTAGGCAGGTCTTTGTCTCAAGAGAGTAGATGA
- the ERp44 gene encoding endoplasmic reticulum resident protein 44 — MYRNLEKMLSYKIFATIVIMICHSLYNPTDSGAVQITQSNLDMVLASNEVVFINFYAEWCRFSNMLMPIFDDAADEVTKAGYDPGKVVMGKVDCDKEGAIATRFHISKYPTLKLFRNGSPAKKEYRGQRSVEAFAEFIKKQLIDPVITFGHLKELHNLSEEKRHIIGYMDRRDQPEYDVFRKVAASLKDECLFHVGFGEASQQMHPPGQPIVVFRTDKKTSVEPDETFHGSLLNFEELYTWVQQKCIPLVREITFENAEELTEEGLPFLILFHKPTDTESVKKYKEIVRRELESEKQNINFLTADGIRFEHPLHHLGKSLSDLPLIAIDSFRHMYLFPDYKDMEKPGKLKEFLQDLYSGKLHREFHYGTDAPNVVASGDIKVTTPPESTFKKLAPSKNRYTLLRDEL; from the exons atgtatagaaatttagaaaaaatgCTTAGTTATAAAATCTTCGCAACGATCGTGATAATG ATCTGCCACAGTTTGTACAATCCTACTGATAGCGGTGCTGTTCAAATTACTCAGAGCAATTTAGATATGGTGTTAG CATCCAACGAAGTggtatttataaatttttatgctGAGTGGTGTAGATTCAGCAATATGCTGATGCCCATATTTGACGATGCAGCTGATGAAGTAACGAAAGCCGGTTACGACCCTGGCAAAGTGGTGATGGGAAAAGTAGACTGTGACAAGGAAGGGGCAATTGCAACAAGATTTCATATATCTAAGTACCCAACTCTTAAGCTGTTTAGAAATGGTTCGCCAGCTAAAAAGGAGTACAGAG GCCAGCGTTCTGTAGAAGCATTTGCAGAGTTTATCAAAAAACAGTTAATTGATCCTGTTATCACATTTGGCCACCTAAAAGAGCTTCATAACCTGAGTGAGGAAAAGAGGCATATTATTGGCTACATGGACCGGAGAGACCAGCCTGAATATGATGTCTTCCGTAAAGTGGCAGCCAGCCTTAAAGATGAATGTCTGTTCCATGTAGGATTCGGTGAAGCTTCACAGCAAATGCATCCACCAG GCCAGCCTATTGTTGTATTCAGAACAGACAAAAAGACATCAGTTGAACCGGATGAGACATTCCATGGATCATTGCTCAACTTTGAGGAACTATACACTTGGGTGCAACAGAAATGTATCCCACTTGTGCGTGAAATTACATTTGAAAATGCAGAGGAACTGACTGAAGAAGGATTGCCATTCCTTATCCTGTTCCATAAGCCCACCGACACAGAGAGTGTGAAGAAATATAAAGAAATTGTCAGAAGAGAACTTGAATCGGAAAAAC AAAACATAAACTTCCTAACAGCTGACGGAATAAGGTTCGAGCATCCTCTGCATCACCTTGGCAAGTCACTGTCAGATCTACCTTTGATCGCCATTGACTCGTTCCGGCACATGTACCTCTTCCCAGATTACAAGGATATGGAGAAACCCGGAAAACTCAAGGAATTCCTTCAAGATTTATACTCCGGGAAACTTCACAG AGAATTCCATTATGGCACCGATGCGCCAAATGTGGTGGCCAGCGGAGACATAAAGGTGACAACTCCACCGGAGTCCACATTCAAGAAACTTGCACCATCTAAAAACAGATACACTCTCCTGCGAGATGAATTATAA